The Triticum aestivum cultivar Chinese Spring chromosome 4B, IWGSC CS RefSeq v2.1, whole genome shotgun sequence sequence TTCCCACTCCGGAACTAGCCTGCAACTGCAATCATCCATGGACGATACGTACGAATCGACGATACGATGAATGGTGGTACGAAGCAGCACACGGGAGCGGGCTGAGTCGTGCGGCGGCGTGCTCGGCTCGGCCGGTGGCGGTGGTCGAGATggacggccggccggccggccggccacgCCGCCCTGCGACTGCGAGCGCCATAAATGTGCACATGCCATGCCTCACTCCGCCGAGCCTACGtacgctgccgctgccgctgtctCACTGTGGACGCTGTGAGTGCCCCAACCTCCCCGATCGTCTCTCACACGCCCGCCGCTAGCTCCTTCAATGCGCATCTCGCAGACCCGTCGCTCTCGCGCGCACAGCGCCAAGCCGATCGACCATctcgccccgtccccgtcccctaCTTAATGGCAGCCCCGGGTAGCCCACATGGTACCACGCCACACCATCGACCGACGCGGCAAGTCGGCCGGCAGCTAGCACCCCGTCAAAAGCGCACAACACAAGCTCGACCCCACGATGGCCGGcgttcgccgcgccgccgccctcctcctgcTGCTCGCCCTCGCGTGCACCCCCGCCCTGGCCGCGCGCGACGTCGCCAGCAGCGCCGCCCAGGCGAAGACCAAGCACCCCTCGGGCCCGGCGGCCGGCAAGAAGCCTGCCAAGCCGTACATGCCGCCGGCCACCAAGCTTCCGGGGTCGGGCGGCGCTGGAGGCGGAGGCGGGATGCCGGCCATCCCGGGCATCGGCACCATCCCGGGGTTCAACGTGCCGGGGATGGGGGGCGGGTGGGGCGGGGGCTACGGCGGGCCCGACGGCGGGTActcgcgcggcggcgtggcggcgtccACCACCGTCTGCTCAGAGAAGGGCCCCTGCTACAGGAAGAAGCTGACGTGCCCCAAGAAGTGCTTCTCCTCCTACAGCGGCGCCGGCAAGgggtacggcggcggcggcggcggcggcggctgcaccgTCGACTGCAAGACCAAGTGCGTCGCCTACTGCTGAGTGCTGATCGGTCGTACGTACGTACGGGGAGCTCGGCGGCTCCAAGGTCATCGATGGCGCCGGTGAGCACCACATTATGTAGCGAGCGTGATATGCAGAGGAGGCATACGATACGACTATACGAACGTATGTTTCTTCCCCGATGGTTTAATCAGCTGTAATGTCGTCGCCTCCTGGGTGTCAGAATCGCTATGAACTATGAACAAATAAGCAGAGAGATATGTACTATGATATGTTACCCTTGGGTCTTGCTGTTTCTTCGAATGTGGTAAATTTCACAAGATTATGAGCGTCCCTATATATTTGATCCTCTCTTTTCTGTGACAGAAAATTACTTTACTGAAATTCCTCGCCAATGTCTGATCTCCACGGTGATAAAAGAGCTTCCCTTTCTTCTCCATGTCGACCGTCCGTGCTTTGGATTGTTCTCGGTGTCTTCGGCCGTGCTAGCTCCTGCGATGTGAACCAGCACCCGCGCGCCATGCGAACAATTTTCCTTGGGCCCTTTTGTAAAGAGGTATTTTTGTAAGACCAATTTGTTTACAAAATGACTCCCTGGTCTAGAAAAACGCAAGTAGGATGAGAAAATGTGAGAGATGAAGAAAAGGGTAGGCGCCAACCACGTCACTTTTGAACACAATTTCCACATGCCACACTCTAGGCATCTAACTATAATTTTCTATCAGCGAGGACGACTGCTTCATCTTGCCAATCATAAAAGTATAACAAAGTCTAGCTAATGATGATCCGAATAATCACACGCCTGCAGGAAGCAAAGCATATGTCATCATTGGGTTCAAGAGAAACGGATAATTACTCCATAGAAACATATACTCCCTTCGTCTTAAAATAAGTGTTATTGACTTAATACCGCTTTACACTAAAATTGTACCCCATCTGATCTAAAATAACTGTGGTGAGTTTAGTTGAAGTTTGAACTAAACTTACAATAAAATCAC is a genomic window containing:
- the LOC123090646 gene encoding translation initiation factor IF-2 gives rise to the protein MAGVRRAAALLLLLALACTPALAARDVASSAAQAKTKHPSGPAAGKKPAKPYMPPATKLPGSGGAGGGGGMPAIPGIGTIPGFNVPGMGGGWGGGYGGPDGGYSRGGVAASTTVCSEKGPCYRKKLTCPKKCFSSYSGAGKGYGGGGGGGGCTVDCKTKCVAYC